The Kribbella shirazensis genomic interval GGTCTAGGCCGCGCACTGCTCCTCAGAGAGCCGTCAGATCCACCAGGACCCGCCCGCCCTGCCGGTCCAGTACGTCGCCGATCCGGTCCGCGGGTACTACGTCGTAGTCCGCCCGCCAGGACGCCGGGGCGATGTCCGCCAGCGCCTGACCGACCGCATCCGGCGCCAGCACGGTGCGCTGCAGGTTCACCGGCAGCACGCGCAGGTCCCGGCCGACCAGTTGGTGCAGATCGATCGTGGTGAACTCACCGGCCTTGTAGCCCAGCACGGCGATCCGCCCACCCGGTGTGATGTGCCCCAGCACTCCACCGGTCACAGGACCGCCCATGGTGTCGATGACCGCGTCGCACCACGGCAGCTCCCGGCCCACCTGTCCCAGTCCGTCCACCCGGACGATCTGATCCACCAGTCCGGTCGCAGTGTCAGCGGAATCGTCCAGCGACACCAGACCGATCACCCGTGCCGCACCGGCCGACCGTGCGATCGCAGCACACATCCGCCCGACCAGACCGGTCACACCGGTGACGACCACGGTCTCGCCCGGCTGTACACCGGCCACCCGCCGTACTGCGGTGTGTGCGGTCAACGCGGGCGTCAGCAACGCCAGCGCGACACCCGCCTCCAGCGACGACGGCAGCGGATGTACGGCGGCATTCGGCACGACGGCGTACCGGCCCCAGACACCGGGCCTCGTCACGCCGACACCCTCACCGCGGACCACGACAGCCGCACCGGCCGCCGCGACGTCCGAGCTGAGCACGACACCGGCTCCTTCGGAACCCGGCACGAACGGCCCAGTCGGTCCGGTCAGTCCAGTCGGCCCGGTCAGCTGCTTGCCGGCCAGCGTCGTACGGTCCAGTGGAGTCACCGCGGCCAGCCGCATCTCCACCAACGTCTCACCCGGACCGGCCGTCAGCTCGACCTCTTCGGCCTTCAGCTGCTCCCCCGGTCCGTGACTACGCAGCACAGTCCCCCGTGCACTCACGCCTCTACCCCGTTCCCCACGATTTGATATCTGATCACACCTTCGATCAGACAGAAACTGCGTCTCACCGCGCGACGACCTCCTTCGCGAGCGGCCGGGTCAGTACCTCGGCCGCCGCGGACCGCCCTGTGGCCCGCACTGTGGACACCTCGTCGCTGCCCATCGGGAACGGCCAGTCACTCCCGGCCAGCACCCGCTCGGGCCCGAACGTCTTCGCCAGCAACTCCAGTACGGCGTCGTCGTGCACCAGATCGTCCACGTAGAACCGGCACAGCGCCTCGGCCACCGGCAGGGACAACGGCTCGATCCCCGGCCGCGCCTGGTCGATCCCGCGCTGCCACCGTCCGGCGACGGCCGCCGTCACACCACCCCCATGACACAGACAGAACCGGATCCCCGGAAACCGCCCCGGCACGTCCGCGAAGACGAGCGAAGCCGCCGCCACTCCGGTCTCGTACGGATTCCCCAACAGGTTCGACAGGTAAAACGAATCAAGCCGCTTGTCGTCACTGTGTCCCGGGTGAATCAGCGTGAACGCCTCCAGTGCGTCCAGCACCCGCCACACCGGATCCAGCCCGGCGTAGCTCGGCGTACCGAGGGCAAAGCCGCTGAAGACACCCTCACTGCCCAGTGCCGCAGCCACGGACGGTGCAGCCGGGTCGAGCAGGGGCAGGTGCCCCAGGACGCGCAGCTGCGGTGTGGCGAGCTCGCGGAGCCCCTGGTTCACCAGCTCGCTCCACTCGACGCCGGCGTCGTACCGGAACAGGGCTGGCGGCACCGACACCACGGCGCCGTCCAGCTCCTGCGAGGAGATCCAGTGCAGCAGCGAGGCCGGGTCGGCCAGCCGGCGTAGCGGCAGCCGCTCCCCGTCGACGACCAGCGAACCGTTGTCGACGGACAGCCCGAACTCACCTCGATGCGCCGCCGACAGCACGGTCGGCGGGATCAGGTGCGTGTGGACGTCCCAACCGGCCATGTCAGCGGGCGTCCTCGTCGTTGTCGTAGAAGTCCGGGCGCTCCGGGTAGTGCGGACCGTCGTACACCTCGAGCAGGACAGAGGTCTCCTCCGCCCGCGTCGGTCCGTGCACCACGCCCTTCGGGTTCCAGTAGAAGCTGCCCTTGGTCAGCGTCGTCCCGGTCGGCAGGTACACGTACCGTCCGGACAGGCAGAACATGAACTGGTTCGAGGCGTGCTTGTGCTCCGACGGGATCCCGGAGCCCTTCTCGAAACGCACCAGAGCGATCGACGCCTCGGTCACCGGGTCCCGCCACAGCATCTTGTGGGACAGACCGGCCAGCGACTTGTCCACCCACTCGAGGTCATCCGTCTGCAGCAGGATCTCCCGCAACGGCTCGTCGAACGTACTCACGGCACCTCCCGCCCAGTGACCCGCGTGTAGAGCTCCTCGGCGACACCAGTACCCATCGGAGCAACCGCGGCGATATGACCGTCCGGCCGGATCAGTACGACGCTGTCCGCCGGTACGCCGTACCTGTTGGTGGCAACACTGCCCGGATCGAACAGCGCCCTGTCCCGCAGACCGGAGTCGTGCGGCGCATCCCACCGGGACACGGCGTAGTGCTTCAACGCGGGCGACTCGTTCGAGGGGATCTCCGGCCGCCGCCGTACGTCGGTGAAGTAGAGCGCCACGAACGCGTCACGGCACAGGTCGTGGATCGTCGTACGGCCGGTGGGGCTCTGCAGCACCAGGTCCGGCGCCCGGTCACCCGCCCGGACTGCGGGCGGCGCGGCGGACGTGGCCACCATCGACCAGTCGCCGACACCCTCGACGTCCAGCCGCACGCTCAGCAGCGTCCGGTTGTACGCCGTCGCCCACGCACCCGTGTCCTCGGTGACAGCACCCTGCTGGAAGGACATGTACTTGCGCGCCGCCTCGGCCATCTCGCCCGAGCCCTCGACCGCCACCGGACGCTGCTCCTGCTCGTACCCGTCGAGCAAGGTCTCCGAAGCCCAGCCGCGCAGAACCCAGGCCAGCCGCCACGGCAGGTTGGACGCGTCCAGCGCACCTGTGTTCAGACCGAGCGCCCACATCGGCGTGATCAGGTGCGCAGCGTCGCCCATCAGGAAGACCTTGCGATCCTTGGTCCACTGCTCTGCGACCCGGTGGTGCACGTTGTAGACGACAGAGCCCAGCAGCTCGATCCGGTCCACCTCACCGATGAACTGCTTCACCTTCACCAGCAGGTCCTCGTCATCCGGCGCGTCGGCACCCGGCGCCAGCGGGAACAGGAACCGCCAATTGTCCGGCTGCCGGATCAGCACCATCCACTCGGACTTGTCCGCGAAGTAGGCGAGGTACGGGTAGTCCCTGGCGTTGTCGACGTCCAGGTCCACCACGACGTCGATCAGCATGTACCGCTCGGGCAGGGTCTCCCCTACTACCTTCACCCCGAGCGCGTCCCGGATCCTGCTCCGGCCGCCGTCACAGGCCAGCAGGTGCGACGCGTGCAACTCCTGCGGACCGTCCGGCGTCTCCAGTTGCAGTACGACGCGGTCGTCGCGGATCTCGAACGACGTCATCCGGTGCTGCGTCCGCACCGGCTCGGGCAGCGCCGCGGCCAGCAGCGGCTCCATCTTCTGCTGCGGCAGGTTGATGACGAACGGGAACTGCGTGTCGTTCACCAGCTCGGCCAGGTGCACCGACGCACGGGGCGTGTTGGTGGCCCGGTCGATGTCACCGATCTCGTCGATCCGCAGCGCGGCACCGAGGATGCGGTCCACCGCGCCGTACCGGTTCCAGATCTCCAGCGTCCGGCTGAGCGTCGTACCGGCCTTGGTGTCGGAGGACAGTACTGCGTCCTCCTCGAGCAGCACGTACGGGATGCCGTAGTGGGCCAGACCGAGTGCGGTGGTCAGGCCGATCGGGCCGGCACCTACGACCGCCACAGGCAGCTGTTCAGTCACTCATCACTCCAGAGAAGCTCGTGAGCTTGCCAAAGGCACGTTCCCGGGTCAGCGACGACCCGGTCATCGCGGCCGCGTCGGACAGCAGGAACAGCAACGGGCCGACCACGTCCTCGGGGTCGCCGATACCTATGGTGTCCTGCCAGTGCTCCCGGTCCGCACCGGCGTTCGCTCCACGGAACTGCTCCGTGTCGATCACCCCCGGTGCGACCACGTTCACCCGGACCCGGTCCGCGGCCACCTCCGCCGCCAGCGACTTCGCGAACGCCACCAGCGCCGCCTTGCTCGCCGCGTACGCCGCAGCGCCCGGATACCCGGTCGACGCCATACCCGATGTGAACACCACCACCGAACCGGACCGGCGCGCCACCATGTGCGGTACGACGGCCTGGCAGGCCCAGACCACACCGTCCAGGTTCACCTGCAACGTGCGCGTCCACTCGGACGGGTCGTGCTCCAGCACCGTCGACCGAGGCTGCACGGCCGCACCGGCGACCAGGCCGTCGATCCGCCCGTACCGCTCCACCACGCCGGCCACCGCGGTCTCAACGGCCGCCCGGTCCGCTACATCGACCTTGATGTGCTCGACGTCGTCAGCCGGCGCAGTGACGTCCAGCACGACCGCCGTACCACCAGCGGCGTTCACCGCGGCAGCCAGCGCAGCACCGATGCCCTGCGCGCCACCGGTGATCACCACGACCTCGTCGGTCGCGTCGAAGCTCGCCTT includes:
- a CDS encoding FAD-dependent monooxygenase is translated as MTEQLPVAVVGAGPIGLTTALGLAHYGIPYVLLEEDAVLSSDTKAGTTLSRTLEIWNRYGAVDRILGAALRIDEIGDIDRATNTPRASVHLAELVNDTQFPFVINLPQQKMEPLLAAALPEPVRTQHRMTSFEIRDDRVVLQLETPDGPQELHASHLLACDGGRSRIRDALGVKVVGETLPERYMLIDVVVDLDVDNARDYPYLAYFADKSEWMVLIRQPDNWRFLFPLAPGADAPDDEDLLVKVKQFIGEVDRIELLGSVVYNVHHRVAEQWTKDRKVFLMGDAAHLITPMWALGLNTGALDASNLPWRLAWVLRGWASETLLDGYEQEQRPVAVEGSGEMAEAARKYMSFQQGAVTEDTGAWATAYNRTLLSVRLDVEGVGDWSMVATSAAPPAVRAGDRAPDLVLQSPTGRTTIHDLCRDAFVALYFTDVRRRPEIPSNESPALKHYAVSRWDAPHDSGLRDRALFDPGSVATNRYGVPADSVVLIRPDGHIAAVAPMGTGVAEELYTRVTGREVP
- a CDS encoding SDR family NAD(P)-dependent oxidoreductase — encoded protein: MKASFDATDEVVVITGGAQGIGAALAAAVNAAGGTAVVLDVTAPADDVEHIKVDVADRAAVETAVAGVVERYGRIDGLVAGAAVQPRSTVLEHDPSEWTRTLQVNLDGVVWACQAVVPHMVARRSGSVVVFTSGMASTGYPGAAAYAASKAALVAFAKSLAAEVAADRVRVNVVAPGVIDTEQFRGANAGADREHWQDTIGIGDPEDVVGPLLFLLSDAAAMTGSSLTRERAFGKLTSFSGVMSD
- a CDS encoding zinc-binding alcohol dehydrogenase family protein — encoded protein: MSARGTVLRSHGPGEQLKAEEVELTAGPGETLVEMRLAAVTPLDRTTLAGKQLTGPTGLTGPTGPFVPGSEGAGVVLSSDVAAAGAAVVVRGEGVGVTRPGVWGRYAVVPNAAVHPLPSSLEAGVALALLTPALTAHTAVRRVAGVQPGETVVVTGVTGLVGRMCAAIARSAGAARVIGLVSLDDSADTATGLVDQIVRVDGLGQVGRELPWCDAVIDTMGGPVTGGVLGHITPGGRIAVLGYKAGEFTTIDLHQLVGRDLRVLPVNLQRTVLAPDAVGQALADIAPASWRADYDVVPADRIGDVLDRQGGRVLVDLTAL
- a CDS encoding cupin domain-containing protein, with the protein product MSTFDEPLREILLQTDDLEWVDKSLAGLSHKMLWRDPVTEASIALVRFEKGSGIPSEHKHASNQFMFCLSGRYVYLPTGTTLTKGSFYWNPKGVVHGPTRAEETSVLLEVYDGPHYPERPDFYDNDEDAR
- a CDS encoding amidohydrolase family protein, with translation MAGWDVHTHLIPPTVLSAAHRGEFGLSVDNGSLVVDGERLPLRRLADPASLLHWISSQELDGAVVSVPPALFRYDAGVEWSELVNQGLRELATPQLRVLGHLPLLDPAAPSVAAALGSEGVFSGFALGTPSYAGLDPVWRVLDALEAFTLIHPGHSDDKRLDSFYLSNLLGNPYETGVAAASLVFADVPGRFPGIRFCLCHGGGVTAAVAGRWQRGIDQARPGIEPLSLPVAEALCRFYVDDLVHDDAVLELLAKTFGPERVLAGSDWPFPMGSDEVSTVRATGRSAAAEVLTRPLAKEVVAR